The stretch of DNA ACAATATATTTTCTTATTCGCACTAAGCTGTTCTTTAAGTTTATAGGAAAACATGTTTATCCTGAAAAACAGAAAACTTTCTTCTAAATACCCCAGGTATTTTTCTATTGTATGCACGCTTTTACATGAGGTAACTTTAGCAAGTGTATTATATGAAAACTCGCGGGCAACATTGGATATCAGATATACTGCCAGGTTTTCCAGCGCTTCAACCCGCCGGATGTTAAACCGTTTGACAATATCTTTGTATATGATTGAATTAAACAGAGTAGATAAATACTCTTTGAAATCAACGTTTTTTATCCACGGTTCGGGGTAACCGCCGTATATTATGTACTTATCGCACATACTTTTTAGTTCGGTAGTGGTAAGTTCTTTCCCTTGTATTTTTAGAAATTCCGTGAACGAAAACGGTAGGATGCTTATAGGTATATGCCGTCCAGTTAGATGTGTAGCCAATTCTTTGCTTAATAGTTTTGAGTTGCTGCCGGTGATTATCAAGTTATATCCCTGGCGTTGTAAGCGGTTCACAAATAATTCCCATTTATCAAGGTTTTGTATTTCGTCAAGCAGCAAATTTGACGGATTGTCATAAACTGTATTTATGGCGTCTACTATCAAATTGTAGTCTTTTACTCCCAGAAGTTGTTCATCATCAAAGTTTACGTAACCATATTTACTTGTTTTATTCAGTATGTGAAACCCGAGGAACGATTTCCCCGCCCGCCTTGGACCGAGAATAACTTTGATAAGGCCATTATTCGTTTTATTATGACCTATTCTACGCTGGATATAGGGTTCCGATATCCGTTT from Elusimicrobiota bacterium encodes:
- a CDS encoding ATP-binding protein — its product is MLNDVLLLQKRELEKRISEPYIQRRIGHNKTNNGLIKVILGPRRAGKSFLGFHILNKTSKYGYVNFDDEQLLGVKDYNLIVDAINTVYDNPSNLLLDEIQNLDKWELFVNRLQRQGYNLIITGSNSKLLSKELATHLTGRHIPISILPFSFTEFLKIQGKELTTTELKSMCDKYIIYGGYPEPWIKNVDFKEYLSTLFNSIIYKDIVKRFNIRRVEALENLAVYLISNVAREFSYNTLAKVTSCKSVHTIEKYLGYLEESFLFFRINMFSYKLKEQLSANKKIYCIDNGYIHAKAFKLSPDYGKLYENVVAIELKRRELEGKSQVFYWKNAQQEEVDFVVKQGTKAVQLIQVCYDTTARETKDREKRALLKASKELRCTDLLILTDNYTAEEEFKWYGKNCKIKYVPVWSWLLNQGTN